A genomic segment from Cricetulus griseus strain 17A/GY chromosome 8, alternate assembly CriGri-PICRH-1.0, whole genome shotgun sequence encodes:
- the LOC100764724 gene encoding ribosome biogenesis regulatory protein homolog isoform X2 — protein sequence MEGPNVEELLAKAEQEEAEKLRLITLHKELELEFDLGNLLASDRNPPTVLRQAGPSPEAELRALARDNTQLLINQLWQLPTERVEEAVVARLPEPVTRLPREKPLPRPRPLTRWQQFARLKGIRPKKKTNLVWDEVSGQWRRRWGYKRARDDTKEWLIEVPGGADPMEDQFAKRVQAKKERVAKNELNRLRNLARAHKVQMPSSAGLHPTGHQSKEELGRAMHVAKVSTASAGRFQESLPKEKAPRGTGKKRKFQPLFGDFAAEKKNQLELLRVMNSKKPQLDVTRATNMQMREEDQEAAAKRRKMGQKGKRKGGPPGQGKKRKGSFGGQKHSRPPALRGKKKGVPR from the coding sequence ATGGAGGGCCCGAACGTCGAGGAGCTGCTGGCcaaggcagagcaggaggaggcGGAGAAGCTGCGGCTCATCACGTTGCACAaagagctggagctggagttcgACCTGGGCAACCTGCTGGCTTCGGACCGCAACCCCCCGACGGTGCTGCGCCAGGCTGGGCCCTCGCCGGAGGCCGAGCTGCGGGCCCTGGCGCGGGACAACACGCAGCTGCTCATCAACCAGCTGTGGCAGCTGCCGACCGAGCGCGTGGAGGAGGCGGTGGTAGCGCGCTTGCCGGAGCCCGTCACACGCCTGCCCCGCGAGAAGCCGCTGCCCCGGCCGCGGCCGCTCACCCGCTGGCAGCAGTTCGCGCGCCTAAAGGGCATCCGGCCCAAGAAGAAGACCAACCTCGTGTGGGACGAGGTGAGTGGCCAGTGGCGGCGCCGCTGGGGCTACAAGCGCGCCCGGGACGACACCAAGGAGTGGCTGATCGAGGTGCCTGGGGGCGCCGACCCCATGGAAGACCAGTTCGCCAAGCGGGTTCAGGCCAAGAAGGAACGCGTGGCTAAGAACGAGCTGAACCGGCTACGGAACCTGGCCCGAGCGCACAAGGTCCAGATGCCCAGCTCGGCCGGCCTGCACCCTACGGGACACCAGAGTAAGGAGGAGCTGGGCCGCGCCATGCACGTAGCCAAGGTCTCCACCGCTTCGGCGGGGCGCTTCCAGGAGAGCCTGCCCAAGGAGAAGGCACCCCGGGGCACCGGCAAGAAGAGGAAATTTCAGCCCCTCTTTGGGGACTTTGCAGCGGAGAAAAAGAACCAGTTGGAGCTACTTCGAGTAATGAACAGTAAGAAGCCTCAGCTGGACGTGACGAGGGCCACCAACATGCAGATGAGGGAGGAGGACCAAGAAGCTGCTGCCAAGAGGAGGAAAATGGGCCAGAAGGGCAAGAGAAAAGGCGGACCCCCGGGccagggaaagaagaggaaaggcagctttggaggccagaagcatTCCAGGCCTCCTGCTTTACGTGGCAAGAAGAAAGGAGTGccaaggtga